The genomic window ATGACAATGGATAAAACTTGCAATATCTGCTTCATTATTACACCTCTTCCATTGAAGGAAAATTGCTGTGATTAATTCGGAACCATTTGAATGATCGTTTCAATCAAAACCGTTAAGATTGGAATTGCCATAGCTAGAATGAGGATTTTTCCTGCGAGTTCAATTTTTGAAGCTATGGCGCCCTGCCCGGCATCCTTCGTAATCTGTGCGGCAAATTCGGCAATATATGCAATGCCAATGATTTTCAAGATGGTTTCAACATAGATAAGATTGACATTCGCATTAACAGCAATTTTTTCAATCATATGGATAATTTCATTAATTTTATCGACTAGAAATAAAAAGATCGTGCATCCGACAAAAACAATTAATAAGAAAGCAAAGTTTGGTTTCTGTTCTTTTACGATCAGAGCAAGGAAAGTGGCGATGAGCGCAATTCCTGCTATTTTGATGATTTCAATGGGAGAGCCCCCCTTTACCCCTGAAATAGGAACACGGATTTAATCTTTTGAAAAAGATCATCGACGATCGATGCAACCATAAACAAAATATAAATAAAACCAAAAAGTGTAACCCATTGGGCATATTCTTTTTTCCCAACTTGGTCGAGTATTGTATGCAAAAAGGCAACGACAATTCCAACACCGGCAATTTTAAATATTACATCCACCTCTAAACCCATCGTTTCTCCTCCTAAACGCTACATAAGCAAAATGATTAATAATAATCCGGACAAAAATCCGAGACTTTTCACCATTTTTTCGTATTTTGCCTGTTTGTCCCTGGCATCTCCTTCTTCCCGTTCCAAATGGGAAAGAGCCAGCTGGATTTGTTTTTGCTGGGACACGCGGTCATGGCGGCCGAGCGTTTCGCCAAATTGTTTCATAATTTCAAATTCACCTTGTTTAAAAGCTGTAAATTTCCATATTTCCGCCATGCTTTCTTCCCATGCATCTTTTACTGTTGTTTCTGAATTTGTTAACCGTTTTGCAAAGGATTCGAAAAACCATGATAAAGGCTTAGAGAGCTGTTGGGCCAATCGCCTGGCAGCTTCATGAAGCGGAGTATGCCCGAACATGATTTCCGCTTCCAATGATTGAAGAGCTGATTTTAATTGCCTCAACTGCCTTGGCCTTTCGCTTAAATGCCTTGATGCTTCAAAACCAGTCCAAGTAGTGGCAACAATAATCAATAGAGCCCCGATTATTTTCATCATCTAAGTCACTCTCACTTTTGAAGTAATCACTTCACCGCTTCCGTCTTTTATGAAAGTCACTGTTCCTGGACCATCTTTGCGGCTTAATTCAATAAACCGCTGAAAAATCTGCTGTTCAAGAATGTTTTTTAGGGAAGGGCGCTTTCTAACTTCCTCCAGGGAACTGCCATGTGTAGTCATAATCAGTTTTATCCCTGCATTGACAGCTTCCATAATGGCAAGGGCATCTTCCTCCCGCCCAATTTCATCGACAACGAGGACATCCGGACTCATCGAACGGATCATCATCATCATTCCTTCAGCCTTTGGGCAAGCATCAAGAACATCGATTCTGTTTCCGAATGTAAGCTGAGGGATGCCTTTTACACATCCGGCGATTTCTGAACGTTCATCCACAACTCCAACTTTGGATGCACCGAACCCAAGGTCTTCATTTCCAGTTGAAATGATTCTGGCAATATCACGAAGGAGGGTTGTTTTTCCTGTCTGCGGCGGCCCAATAATCATTGTATGGAGCCAGCCATTATTAAATAAAAAGGGAACGAGGCGATCCGCAATTCCAATTCTTTCTCGGGCAATTCTGATATTAAAGGATGAAATATCTCTGATCGCTTTCACCTGGCTATTTTCAAGAATGACTTTTCCGGCAAGGCCGACCCGGTGCCCGCCCGAGATTGTGATATATCCCCTTTTCAATTCTTCTTCAAGTGTGTAAATTGAATAGCCGCTAATTTTATTCAAAAGCTGCAGAGCATCTTCCGGTTGAACAGTGTATGACAAAAACATGCAGGTTCCTTTCATTGTTACTTCTAAAGGCCTGTTAATACGGACGCGGATTTCTTCTATTTCTTTTTGTCGAAAAGAAGGGATTTGTTCGAGTCTTTCTGCAATTGATTTCGGCAAAAAGTTGATAACAGTTTCCAAATTTGACTCCTCCTCCCGGAATGATTTGTCTCCGCTTTTGTTTTCAGGCTTGAAAGTGTCCTCTTACTAATTAAAATGTATGCCTGCTTGGCCGCATTATGACTTTTAATAAATGAAAGCTTGGCAATGAATTTAGCACGGAATTTAAATGAATGAATCAAAGGCCAATGCCGTACATTTTATGGAAAGGAAATGTTGAAGGGATGAGGTGGGAAGAAGATGCATTATCATCAGCCGATTTATCGGGGAACAGGCCAACGAAATAATAAAAATATTTTGAAAGTAATTGGAGAAGGAAGCATTTCCGCCCGGCCTGACAGAGCAACTGTGATTCTTGGTACGACAACAGAAGATCAGGATTTGGCAAAAGCTCAATCTGAAAATGCAGAAGCTATTTCAAGGG from Bacillus methanolicus includes these protein-coding regions:
- the spoIIIAD gene encoding stage III sporulation protein AD, with the protein product MEIIKIAGIALIATFLALIVKEQKPNFAFLLIVFVGCTIFLFLVDKINEIIHMIEKIAVNANVNLIYVETILKIIGIAYIAEFAAQITKDAGQGAIASKIELAGKILILAMAIPILTVLIETIIQMVPN
- the spoIIIAC gene encoding stage III sporulation protein AC; the protein is MGLEVDVIFKIAGVGIVVAFLHTILDQVGKKEYAQWVTLFGFIYILFMVASIVDDLFQKIKSVFLFQG
- the spoIIIAB gene encoding stage III sporulation protein SpoIIIAB — its product is MMKIIGALLIIVATTWTGFEASRHLSERPRQLRQLKSALQSLEAEIMFGHTPLHEAARRLAQQLSKPLSWFFESFAKRLTNSETTVKDAWEESMAEIWKFTAFKQGEFEIMKQFGETLGRHDRVSQQKQIQLALSHLEREEGDARDKQAKYEKMVKSLGFLSGLLLIILLM
- the spoIIIAA gene encoding stage III sporulation protein AA; its protein translation is METVINFLPKSIAERLEQIPSFRQKEIEEIRVRINRPLEVTMKGTCMFLSYTVQPEDALQLLNKISGYSIYTLEEELKRGYITISGGHRVGLAGKVILENSQVKAIRDISSFNIRIARERIGIADRLVPFLFNNGWLHTMIIGPPQTGKTTLLRDIARIISTGNEDLGFGASKVGVVDERSEIAGCVKGIPQLTFGNRIDVLDACPKAEGMMMMIRSMSPDVLVVDEIGREEDALAIMEAVNAGIKLIMTTHGSSLEEVRKRPSLKNILEQQIFQRFIELSRKDGPGTVTFIKDGSGEVITSKVRVT